In Chrysoperla carnea chromosome 2, inChrCarn1.1, whole genome shotgun sequence, the following proteins share a genomic window:
- the LOC123293824 gene encoding protein toll-like, which yields MLKQISIICIVITFFVQKIHSEKCEIESPFCDCQYEDRYFKYQCISDRKDESSRQISSPIYLHVDPSKADAQVQCAINSEIEDYDALPEFSIQYLEKFTIYYCPINENFTFENFLRKLNVHTVKEIVYIMSPSIGGTFINGDFFESMGNLTTLTLKVNPDTIIHSDLLKNLEKLVMLTVRKGHIKFTPNFFETTSQIQWIEFSESNGQDLPGNIFQNLYNLKKIGLWNMNISTLNESIFHSLENLNILDLTSNKLETLPETIFQRLQNLEIINLNFNRFVSLPSQIFQNNKNLTEIKLSNNANSLTLSNGLFSNLPNLKGIFLKQSKIENVSEDIFWNSSNIINISLKENQLEYLPEMLFRDAKNLLNLDLSRNKITSIPEKLFKSLDKLEELDLSVNQISSISDNFKYQVNLLNLNLGNNSLTRLEHNAFPRSKSLISLILRHNQLSFDEYSDPFNNLLSLQYLDLSHNNITSILYSWRNVLTSMRNLNLAYNQIKGIEFDDIFFGRQSHSTTLDLRNNLIHTINLQSAEYTISTRTLGNTGGIYDARSGRKSDQIIISNNPLNCNCNIHNLVRYFKRDGRMIEVRGAVELIATDLKCAGPKELQDHDVKDLELTDLFCPISPKDCPQKCNCKARKLDRSTFVDCSNNNLTTIPSKLPQIFSYPNIKLYINNNNLSNFDINQTFANHSGYQNVRELYIQNNRLSEITWLPNQLRVIKLHSNRFERINITLLQNLSNLKNITLHNNPWMCTCKNVDFMSYIQKQAAIIDNISNILCDQTAFYNITKNDLCENSTVALVGITSFFIIFTLTTTTLLIAFYHNQDAIRVWCYKHKVFLWWVYKKENDMDKDKKYDAFVCHAHQDEDFVTQQLIPNLEECESPFKLCIHSRDWLAGDMIPDQIARAVSDSRRTLVLLSPHFLESSWAKMEFRAAHKNALDEGRSRVIVIKLGDVDEDKLDDELKAYLKLNTYIEWGHKTFWDNLRYALPHQQPLSKRAKLLSQHIKKAIGDKQFELQTVASNIPQITTSDNNKNPLILRELLNNLQKQIVQENNVNRNIA from the exons atgtTGAAACAAATTTCCATAATTTGTATCGTGATCACATTTTTCGTACAAAAAATCCACAGTGAAAAATGTGAAATCGAGAGTCCATTTTGTGATTGTCAATATGAGGacagatattttaaatatcaatgtaTATCAGATCGTAAAGATGAAAGCTCCCGTCAAATATCAAGCCCTATATATCTTCATGTCGATCCAAGTAAAGCTGATGCACAAGTTCAATGTGCAATAAATAGTGAAATTGAGGATTATGATGCATTACcagaattttcaattcaatatttaGAGAAATTTACCATTTATTATTGCCcgattaatgaaaatttcacatttgaaaattttctaagaaaactcAATGTTCATACAGTTAaggaaattgtttatataatgtCTCCAAGTATAGGTGGCACCTTTATAAATGGTGATTTTTTCGAATCAATGGGAAATTTAACGACCCTAACTCTCAAAGTAAATCCAGATACAATTATTCATTCCGACTTactgaaaaatttggaaaaattagtgATGTTAACCGTCCGAAAAGGTCATATTAAGTTTACAccaaattttttcgaaactaCATCCCAAATTCAATGGATTGAATTTTCTGAAAGTAATGGCCAAGATTTACCTGGAAATATATTCcagaatttgtataatttaaaaaaaattggattatgGAATATGAacatatcaactttaaatgaatCGATATTTCATTCgttggaaaatttaaacattttagatCTAACTTCGAATAAATTAGAAACATTACCGGAAACGATATTCCAGCGCTTACAAAATCTagagataataaatttaaattttaatcgatttgTATCGTTACCAagccaaatatttcaaaacaataaaaatttaacggaAATTAAGTTAAGCAATAATGCGAACAGTTTAACTTTATCGAATGGATTATTCTCGAATTTACCAAATTTGAAAGGTATATTTTTGAAGcaaagtaaaattgaaaatgtatcagaagatattttttggaattcatcaaatattataaatatatcgtTGAAAGAAAATCAACTCGAATATTTACCAGAAATGTTATTTCGAGATGCAaagaatttattgaatttgGATTTAAgtcgaaataaaattacaagtattcccgaaaagttatttaaatcgTTGGATAAATTAGAAGAACTTGATTTAAGTGTGAATCAAATTTCATCTATTTC cgaTAATTTTAAGTACCAAGTGAATTTACTGAACTTAAATTTAGGAAATAATTCATTAACAAGATTAGAACATAATGCATTTCCACGTTCAAAGAGTTtgatatcattaattttaaggcATAATCAATTATCATTTGATGAATACTCGGATCCATTCAATAATTTACTGAGCCTACAATATTTGGATCTGTCACATAATAATATTACGTCAATTTTATATTCTTGGCGAAACGTATTGACATCAATGAGAAATCTTAATTTAGcatataatcaaattaaaggaATTGAG TTTGACGATATATTTTTTGGTCGTCAATCGCATTCAACAACACTCGATTTAAGGAATAATTTAATCCATACCATTAATTTACAATCAGCTGAATATACAATTTCAACTCGAACGTTGGGTAATACGGGCGGTATTTATGATGCAAGATCCGGACGGAAAAgtgatcaaataataatatcaaataatcCGTTAAATTGTAATTGCAATATTCATAATTTAGTACGATATTTCAAAAGAGATGGAAGAATGATTGAG GTACGGGGTGCAGTTGAATTAATAGCAACCGATTTAAAGTGTGCCGGACCAAAAGAATTACAAGATCATGATGTAAAAGATTTAGAACTGACAGATCTTTTCTGTCCCATTTCACCTAAAGATTGTCCACAAAAATGCAACTGTAAAGCCAGAAAATTGGATCGCTCAACATTTGTGGattgttcaaataataatttaacaacaattccatcaaaattaccccaaatattttcttatccaaacattaaattatatatcaacaataacaatttaagtaattttgatataaatcaaACTTTCGCAAATCATAGTGGTTATCAAAATGTTCGAGAATTGTACATCCAAAATAATCGATTATCTGAGATAACTTGGCTTCCAAATCAGCTACGTGTTATCAAATTACATTCCAATCGTTTTGAACGAATTAATATCACTTTACtgcaaaatttatcaaatttgaaaaacataacaTTACATAATAATCCATGGATGTGTACATGCAAAAATGTGGATTTCATGAGCTATATCCAAAAACAAGCCGCGATTATCgataatatatcaaatattttatgcgATCAAACCGCGTTTTACAATATTACCAAGAATGATTTGTGTGAAAATTCAACGGTAGCACTGGTTGGGATTACCagtttctttataatttttacgttAACGACGACAACTTTGTTAATTGCGTTCTATCATAATCAGGACGCAATTCGAGTTTGGTGTTACAAGCATAAAGTATTCTTATGGTGggtttacaaaaaagaaaatgatatggACAAGGATAAAAAGTATGATGCGTTTGTGTGTCATGCGCATCAAGACGAAGACTTTGTAACGCAACAGTTAATACCAAATTTGGAAGAATGTGAAAGTCCATTTAAGTTGTGCATACATTCAAGAGATTGGTTAGCTGGGGATATGATACCTGATCAAATTGCACGAGCTGTGTCGGATTCGAGACGAACTTTGGTTTTGTTATCACCCCATTTTTTGGAAAGTTCTTGGG caaaaatggaatttcgtgctGCTCACAAGAATGCATTAGACGAAGGCCGATCACGTGTCATCGTTATAAAATTAGGCGATGTGGATGAAGATAAACTTGACGACGAATTAAAAGcgtatctaaaattaaatacgTACATTGAATGGGGCCATAAAACATTTTGGGATAATTTACGTTATGCGTTACCACATCAACAACCGTTGAGTAAACGTGCTAAACTGTTATCACAACATATTAAAAAAGCGATAGGTGATAAACAATTTGAATTGCAAACAGTCGCTTCGAATATACCACAAATTACGACATCCGATAACAATAAAAATCCGTTAATATTACGTGAactgttaaataatttacaaaaacagaTTGTCCaggaaaataatgtaaatagaaatattgcgtaa